A single region of the Pectobacterium carotovorum genome encodes:
- the purD gene encoding phosphoribosylamine--glycine ligase, giving the protein MNILVIGNGGREHALAWKAAQSPLAKHVYVAPGNAGTALEPALTNVDIAATDIPALVAFAQENRIDLTIVGPETPLVLGVVDAFQSAGLKIFGPTQGAAQLEGSKAFTKDFLARHSIPTAEYQNFTEVEPALAYVRSKGAPIVIKADGLAAGKGVIVAMTLQEAENAIQDMLAGNAFGDAGHRIVVEEFLDGEEASFIVMVDGKNVLPMATSQDHKRVGDKDTGPNTGGMGAYSPAPVVTDEIHQRVMDQVIWPTVNGMAAEGNTYVGFLYAGLMISADGQPKVIEFNCRFGDPETQPIMLRLRSDLVELCLAACDGTLDQKDSVWDERPSLGVVLAAGGYPADYNTGDVISGLPQQDTEDGKVFHAGTKLNGINVVTNGGRVLCVTALGNTVAEAQQRAYEIAAGIQWQGVFCRKDIGYRAIEREQA; this is encoded by the coding sequence ATGAACATTTTAGTAATTGGTAATGGCGGACGCGAGCACGCGCTGGCCTGGAAAGCCGCACAGTCCCCTCTGGCAAAACACGTTTATGTCGCTCCGGGAAATGCGGGCACTGCGCTTGAGCCAGCGCTGACCAACGTCGATATCGCCGCAACCGATATTCCAGCGCTCGTCGCTTTTGCGCAAGAAAACCGCATTGACTTAACCATCGTTGGCCCAGAAACACCGTTAGTTCTTGGTGTTGTTGATGCATTTCAGAGTGCAGGCCTAAAAATCTTTGGCCCAACACAGGGCGCAGCACAGCTGGAAGGTTCTAAAGCCTTCACTAAAGATTTTCTGGCACGCCACAGCATCCCGACAGCGGAATACCAGAACTTCACTGAAGTTGAACCCGCGCTGGCCTATGTACGCAGCAAAGGCGCACCGATCGTCATCAAGGCCGACGGACTAGCCGCCGGTAAAGGTGTCATTGTCGCCATGACGTTGCAGGAAGCAGAAAACGCCATTCAGGATATGCTGGCAGGAAATGCATTCGGCGATGCCGGACACCGTATCGTGGTGGAAGAATTCCTTGATGGCGAAGAAGCCAGCTTCATCGTGATGGTGGATGGCAAGAATGTGCTGCCGATGGCAACCAGTCAGGATCATAAACGCGTTGGGGATAAAGATACGGGCCCAAATACTGGCGGAATGGGTGCTTATTCTCCAGCCCCGGTCGTGACTGATGAAATCCACCAGCGAGTGATGGATCAGGTAATTTGGCCAACCGTAAACGGCATGGCCGCAGAGGGAAATACCTACGTCGGTTTCCTGTATGCGGGCCTGATGATTTCTGCCGATGGTCAGCCAAAAGTGATCGAATTCAACTGCCGCTTTGGCGATCCAGAAACACAGCCAATTATGCTGCGTCTGCGTTCCGATCTGGTGGAACTGTGTCTGGCAGCCTGTGACGGCACGCTAGACCAGAAAGATTCCGTTTGGGATGAACGTCCGTCTCTGGGCGTGGTATTGGCCGCAGGCGGCTACCCGGCTGACTACAACACGGGTGATGTGATTTCCGGTTTACCGCAGCAGGATACCGAAGATGGTAAGGTCTTCCATGCTGGTACTAAGCTGAACGGTATTAATGTTGTTACCAACGGCGGCCGTGTACTGTGCGTCACCGCACTGGGCAATACCGTCGCTGAAGCGCAGCAGCGCGCTTACGAAATCGCAGCGGGTATTCAGTGGCAAGGGGTATTCTGTCGAAAAGACATCGGCTATCGAGCCATTGAGCGCGAGCAAGCCTGA